TCTTATATTTCCTAAGAGATAGAGTGAAAGAGGATCCTGATTTTATTGAAAATAATCGAAATGATATCTGTGCCTCTCTTCAAAAAACAATTATTGATATTTTATTAGATAAGCTTAGAAAAGCAGCAAAAGACACTGGTATTAATGATGTTTCCATTGCTGGAGGTGTGTCGGCTAACAAGGGCCTTCGTGCTGCTTTAACCAATGATGCAGAGAGATATGGATGGAACCTTTTTATTCCACCTTTCTCCTTTACCACTGACAACGCTGCAATGATCGCGATCACTGGCTACTATAAGTTCTTAAATAAGGATTTTATCGGTCATGATGCCGCTCCTTATTCGAGAGTTACATTTGACAAGTAGTTACAAAAATATAAATTGATTTGGAAGGGAGTTTTGTAAGATGATGTTTACGAAACTCCTTTTTTATTTTTATAAGATATAAAATGAACATAAAAGTTGAAATAAAATCAATTTTCTCTAAATTTGTAATACTTTAAACAATATATCGTAGATGAACAGTGTAAAGAATAAAATAATAAGTTGTTTTCTATTGCTTGTCTCTCTGATGAGTACTTTAGGAGTCAACATGTTCTTTCATCACTGTTATGAACACGATCATTCTGATTTTGCACTAATTTCTCCATCCAATTGGCATAGCAGTACTGAATGCCTTCGCTTTTATGACTCTCAAGAACAATCATCTTGTCTTAGTGATAAATGCCAATGTGTAGCGCATAAAAGGATCATTCATATTCCTGGGGAAGACCTGTCCAATCATTGTATGGATAAACACTTGTATCTTAAACATAGTGTTATTGATATTACATACTCTCAAATAAGAATCAAAGCACCTGTTTTTGAAGTTTTTCAAAAGGTGGCTATTAAAGTTGAAATGATTAGAGATCTGCTATATAGTTTGGTCTCCAACTTCGAAGATAATGATTTTTTTATCCCTTCAAATGATATATTTAGGGATAATTCTGCGCCCTTGTTTGTAGTACTACAGAACATTAAATACGCCTGTATTAGTTGTTAAATAGTTGAAAGTTAATATTGTATAGAGATGAAATGAATCTCTCTGCATTGTTATGTTGTATTAATAATTATTTTATCAATTAAACTAGAAAATATATGTTTCGTTTGTTTTTGAGTGCATGGCTCTTATTGCTATGTTGTGTCTCTTTTGCAAAAGGTTATAAAGGCAAAGTATTTGAAGTTGCCGATAATGGAGAAAAACTTCCAGTACCAGGTGTTAATGTTGTGGTGAAAGGAACCCAAATTGGTACTGTAACTGGGGCTAATGGCCAATTTATATTAGATACTGATGTAAAGAATGTTATGCTAGTGTTTAGTTATGTTGGTTATCACAAAGTAGAGGTCACTCCTAATGATCCTAATAATATCACTGTTCAGATGGTGCAAGGAGAAACTCTTGATGGAGTAACTATTTCGAAAAGAAGAAAGTCAACAAGTTTTTCTCGTGTTAACCCTATCCAATCTCAGAAAGTATCTGGTGCTGAATTAACAAAATGTGCATGTTGTAATCTGTCAGAGAGTTTTGAGACAAATGCGTCTGTGGATGTCTCTTTTGCTGATGCTGTATCAGGTGCGAAAACGATTAAAATGTTGGGGCTATCAGGTAAGTATTCTCAGATGATGGTTGAGAATATCCCTGCACTTCGTGGTGCTCAAAATAGTTATGGACTGGAATATATACCGGGGACATGGATGCAGTCTATACAGATATCAAAAGGAACTGCCGCTGTTAAGAGTGGTGCTGAATCTATCACTGGTCAGATCAATGTCGAACTAAAAGAGCCAGATGGGGAAGAGAAAGGTTCCTTTTATATGTACGGTAATCAAGATGGGAAGATGGAATGGAATGCCAATTACGCAATGAAGCTTAGTGAACACTGGAGTACCGCTTTCTTTGCCCATTACGAAGATACCTATCGTGAGATGGACAATAACAAGGATGGCTTCTTAGATAGACCCGTGACCCGACAATCCAACTTCTATAATAAATGGAAGTATAAGTCTGATTTTATAAACTGGAAGGTTGGTTTGAGTTATATGGAAGAGACTAGAAATGGGGGACAAGTTAATTATGACCATTTGTTAGAACCCGATCAACAAGAAGTTTATGGTATTGGGCTTGAGTCACAAAAAATGAATGTATACTCAAAGTTAGGGTTTATATTCGACCGTAAAAATACCAGCTTGGGACTTGTTGCGAAGTATGATTATTATACAAGAGATTCTTTTTATGGACATCAATATTACGATATCGATCAGAGCAATATCTATGGCTCTGTCGTTTTTCAGTCATATCTATTTAATGAAAATCATAATTATACAGTAGGAGCTAACTATGTGAATGATCAGAATAAAAACCAAGTACAATTTTCAAATGATAATAGTTTACAGGATGTCGGGTTTGATGAGGAGGTAATTGGAGCTTACTTAGAATATACTTACGCACCAACAGATGATATTACATTCTTGGCTGGTGCTCGATATGATCATAGTAGTTTACATGGTAGTTATTGGACCCCAAGACTTCATTTGCGATGGGCCTTTAATTCCTCTTCAACCATTAGACTATCGGCAGGAAAAGGATATCGTACACCTCAAGCGATAGCAGAAAATAGTAGATATCTTGCTTCTGCTAAAGTATGGCATTTTGATCAAGCTGATCCTATTCAAGAAGAGGCTTGGAATTTTGGGGCAAGCTTAATCAATAATTGGCATCTTTGGGATAAACCTCTGACTTTATCTCTCGATTTTTATCGTACAGAGTTTAAGAATCAGATGGTCGTTGATTTAAATCAATCTCCTTATGATTTGTATCTATATTCGTTGGATGGTTCAAGCTTCTCCAATAGTTTCCAAATAGAGGCACGGTATGAACCTTTTGAACGTTTCGAATTAACTACAGCATTCCGTGTCAATGATGTAGAGATGACTTTTAAAGAGGTTGGTTTGAAAGAGGTTCCAATGATGGCTAAATACAAAGGTTTGGTATCTGCTTCATATAGCACAAATATGCGTAAATGGCAATTTGACCTTACTGCTCAGTTTAATGGTGCACAACAACTTCCTACTTCAGAAGGAAGAGATCCTGTGTATCAACAACCAAGTGAATCGCCTGCCTACACTGTTCTAATGGCTCAAGTAACAAAGAATTATAGAGCATGGAGTTTCTATGTTGGTGGAGAGAACTTAACAAATTATACACAAGATAACCCAATCATTGCTGCGAATGATCCATTCTCTTCTAAAGATTTTGATGCTGCTCAAGTGTGGGGACCTATCTATGGTCGAATGTTCTATTTTGGAATTAAGTATGCTTTTGATTATTAATCTAATATAACTTTTTGCACGATGAAAACACTAAAATTATTATTGCCTATCTTTTTACTTCTTATCAGTTTGTCTCCTTCTTTTGCTAAAAAAGATAAGAAAATTGCAGATGTAACTTATATCTGTTCTATTGATTGTGACCACTGTAAAAAAACAATTTTGAAGAATATACCTTATGAGAAGGGCGTCAAAAATGTGGAGGTGTCTATCCCTACTAAAGAGGTGAAAGTCACTTTTCGAACAGATAAAACGGACATCAAAAAATTAGAGCTTGCTATCGAGAAATTAGGATATGAAGCGGATGTTAAAAAACAAGAAAAAGAGACGAAAACGAAGGACTGTTGCAGTCATAAAAAATAACAAAGTTTACTAGTATCTATAAAAAAGTTTCTACAGATTTGTAGAAACTTTTTTTATAAAACACTAATAACAATGAACCTGAAGATCACACTATTAGCAGTATTGTACTTTCATGTCTTTGCAGTAATGGCTGCAAGAGTCGATACCATCCAAGTTCGCTCTAAAAAGATGAAAAAAGAGGTTCCTAACCTTGTAATACTACCCGAAAATTACACTTCCAAAAAAGAGTATCCTGTACTGTATCTACTGCATGGTGCGACCGATGATTATACTGGATGGATTACGAAATGTCCAGAACTAAAGAACTATGTTGATCGATATAAGATGATTATTGTTTGTCCTGATGGTGCTAGAACTAGTTGGTATTTCGATAGCCCTGTCGACAAGAAGATGCAGTATGAGTCTTATATTACAAAAGATTTGGTATCTTATATTGATAGTCATTATAGTACTATTGACAATGTAAAAGGACGTGCCATTACTGGACTAAGTATGGGTGGACATGGTGCTTTATATTTGGCTTTTCGTCATCAAGATATATGGGGAGCTGTAGGAAGTATGAGTGGAGGGGTCGACTTTACTCCATTCCCATTAAATTGGGACATCGCAAAACGTCTTGGTTCTTATGCTTCAAACCATGAGGTTTGGGCGAAAAATACGGTTCTTTCACAAGTATATCTTTTGACAAAGAGCTCATTAAAGATCACTTTCGATTGTGGTAAGGATGATTTCTTCTATCCGATGAATGTAAAGTTACACGAAAAACTAGATTATTATAATATTCCTCATGACTTCGCTGTAAGGCCAGGAAGACACAATTGGAAATATTGGTGTAACTCTATTAAATATCACCTTATCTTTATGAACAACTATTTTAATCAATAAAAAAAGAGAGAGCGATAACAAACTGTTATCGCTCTCTCTTTTCTTATATAGTGAAAAAATTAATCTTCTGCTATTACTAAGTCTTCAAGTGAAGTCATAATATCTTTATCAACTAAGATACGTCCACAATACTCACAAACAATAATTTTTTTACGAGATGCGATATCCAAATGTCTTTGAGGTGGGATTTTGTTAAAACAACCACCACATGCATCACGCTGAACTGTAACTACAGCCAACCCGTTACGTGCATTTGATCGGATACGTTTAAACGCAGTAAGTAGACGCTCTTCGATAGGTTCTTCTATCTTAGATGCTTTATTTGCAAGAAGATCTTCTTCAACAGCTGTTTCAGCAGAGATATCTTCTAGCTCTTTTTTCTTATTCTTAAGATCAATACCACGGTCATCAAATCTCACCTTAGCTTCTTTTATCTGCTGTGACTTGATTTTTGCTTCCGCACTAAACTCTTTGATTCTTTTCTCAGCTAACTCAATTTCCAATGTTTGAAACTCTATCTCTTTAGACAATGAGTCGAATTCACGGTTGTTGCGAACATTATTTTGTTGCTCCGTGTATTTTTTAATCAACTCTTGTGACTCTTTGATTGAGTTCTTCTTGTTTGTTACAGAAGTGTCAATGCTCTTAACCTCTTCCTTATATTTAGCGATACGAGTCTCAAGACCTGCTAATTCGTCTTCTAAATCTTGTACTTCAAGAGGAAGTTCTCCACGAAGTGTTTTGATTTTATCAATTTCAGAAACTACAGACTGAAGTTCGTAAAGTGCTTTAAGTTTTTCTTCAACCGTAATTTCCATTTCTCCGGATCTTGTATTTTGCAGATTCATCTCTAAATTATTTATATTGTCCGACCATATACTCCGCTACAAGTATTGTAATGATTGCAGAGAGTCAATGTCTTGATAAAAATTTTTCTAACTTAAATTTTTAATGAATGTTACTATGTTACTTTTCTCCAATAAAGTAATTTATTGCATTTGAAGATATACTTGACATTCGAACTGCAAAGTTAGGGAATTTTTTTGTAAGTATTTCATAAAAAACCTCTTTAGTAAACTGTTCGCTTTCAAAATGACCAATATCAGCAATTATAATCTTATTCTCGGCATTAAAAAAGTCATGATACTTTACATCTCCCGTAATAAAGATATCCGCATTGTGTCGTATCGCATCGTTTAAAAATCCGACACCTGAACCACCACAAACTGCTACTTTCTCAATTTTAGACTTACAAACATGAGAGTGTTTAATTACTGGAATATCAAATGTCTTATTTAGAAGTTGTAAAAATTCATTCGTGTCCATTGGTTCACTTAGTGTTCCTACCATTCCTAATCCAGAAGTTGTCTCTTTTCGTTGAGTTTCAACTAAATCGTATGCCACCTCTTCATAAGGGTGTGACTCCTTCAGAGTGTTAATAAAATGGGTTAACTCACTTTGTCTAACCAAACATTCAAATCGAATTTTTTCTACTGATTCAATTTTATTTTCTGTTCCTATATATGGATTTGCTCCTTTTAGAGGGCGAAATTGTCCTATCCCTTCCGTGGTAAAACTACAACAATCGTATTGACCAATATGACCAAATCCATTTTCTGTAAGAGCATTCGTAACCTCTTTGATATGGGTTCTAGGGATGAATGTTGTGAATTTTAATATCTTGCTGTAATTTGGTCGTAAAATCTCTTGGTTTTGAAGTCCAATCTTATCCGCAATCTTACTATTTACTCCACCAAAAACAGAATCCATATTGGTATGAGAGGCATATAATGCAATGTTGTTTTTAATTGCTTTCATTACACATCTTTCCACCATATTCTTTCCATTAATCTTTTTCAGTCCAGAAAAAATAATAGGGTGATGTGCAATAATAACATTGAACCCATTATCTATAGCTTCATCAATAATCTCTTCCGTCACGTCTAAAGTAAGTAATACGCCAGTTGCTTCCATTTCAGGATCTCCAACGATAAGGCCTGCATTGTCATATGACTCTTGAAGATTAAGAGGGGCTAATACCTCTAATACCTCAATTATGTGTTGTGTTTTGATCATGTACTTTCTCTTTTTTATCCATTTGATCCTTGAGTTGAATCAATTGTTTTCTGATGTCGAGGAGTTTTGTTATTATATGTGCGGTAGGATTTTCCGTCTCCTCTGTCTCTTTTAACTTGATTTGTGCCCCTTTTAATGTAAGTCCTTTTTCTTTGACCAAATGATAGATCAATTTAAAATTTTCTATATCTTTTGTGGTAAAGAGTCTATTGCCTTTCTTATTTTTATGAGGCTTAATTTGTTTAAAAGTGTTTGACCAATATCGAATTAGAGATACATTGACATCAAACATCAGTGCCACTTCACCAATCGTGTAGTATGTTTTGAGGTCTTTCATAAAGGTGAAAATCAATAATTATTCACTGAAATAGTATTCTAAAGATACAAATCAAAGTACAGTAAACTACAAGAATATTAGGAAATATTATTAGTCAAATGACTGTCCCATATTGGTAGAGTACTCAATCATCTTCTCATATTCCTCTGCTGTAAGGTCTTGGAAATAGTAGTTTTGAGGGTTTACAGCTCTCTTGTTTTTGTGTACCTCATAGTGAAGGTGAGGACCAGTAGATTTACCTGTGCTTCCTACATATCCGATTACATCTCCACGGTGTACACGTTGTCCCTTTTTTACATTGAACTTACTCATGTGTGCGTAAAGAGTCTCGTAGCCATATTCATGGTCGACAAGAATGTGAAGGCCATATCCTACCTTACTTCGAATGACTCTCTTCACCACTCCATTCCCTGTCGCAAATATCTCTGTTCCTATCGGAGCAGAGAAGTCCATTCCATAGTGAAATTTAGGAATCTTATAAATTGGATCCACTCGCATTCCCCATCCAGAAGCAGCTCTTTTAAGGTCTTTGTTTGAAATTGGTTGTATCGAAGGAATACATGTCAACATCTTTTCCTTGTTTAAAGCCATATCTAACACCTTATTATAGCTCTTAGATTGAATGTATAACTGCTTGAAAAGAGTGTTAATTTTAAGAGATGTCTCTTTCATCAAATCTTCGTCATTTATATTTGACAACTCAGCAAATTTATTGATGTCGTCAAAATTTGACTCTTTGAGTTTTGATGGTATTGGGTCTGCCTCGAAGATAACACGGTATATGTTATTGTCCCTATATTGAATGTCATTTAGGATCTCAGACATCTGTTTCATGTCTTTATTCATCAGAACAAACTTATTTTTAAGCTTGTCATTCCTTTGAATTAAATCACGTTCTTTTCCTGTTTCGAAAACTTTTGTGGTCACGAAAGAGATGATCAATGCAAAGAGAAAACTAGTACCTAAGAAGTAGAGTGTTTTTTTGAATTTCTCCTTAAAATTAACTTCTACTTTGTCGTAACTTAGTGTTTCCGGGTTAAACCTATAATTATCATTGGCCATGAACGAATGATTTTTATCGTATTCTATTGAGTAATTTTACTGAAATAATCTAAATTTGCAAGCATTGAAGAATATTCCTTATTGTTGACTAACGGACAAATGTAATAAAAAAATATTCTTCGTTGCGTTTCATTCCATGTAAATGGAATATTATTGAAGATAAAAATTAATTATAATAAAAAATACAGTATCGTGAATTCAAAAGAGATTAGGCAAACCTTTTTAGATTTTTTTGCTTCAAAAGGGCATGAAATCGTACCATCTGCTCCGATGGTTGTAAAAAATGATCCTACGTTGATGTTTACCAATGCGGGGATGAATCAGTTTAAAGACATCTTTCTTGGTAATTCCGCCGCCAAATCTTCAAGAGTCACCGACACCCAAAAATGTTTACGTGTTTCAGGAAAACATAATGATTTAGAAGAGGTCGGACACGATACTTATCACCACACGATGTTCGAAATGTTGGGTAATTGGTCTTTTGGCGATTACTTCAAAGAAGATGCGATTAATTGGGCATGGGAACTGTTGGTGGAAAAATTAGGTGTTTCTGAAGATCGTCTATATGTAACTGTGTTCGAAGGGGCAAAAGAGGATCAAGTACCTTTTGATCAAGGTGCGTATGATATCTGGAAAAAACACCTCCCTGTTTCTCGTATTATCAACGGAAATAAAAAAGATAATTTTTGGGAGATGGGTGAGACAGGTCCTTGTGGTCCTTGTTCAGAAGTTCATATTGATATCCGTTCTGATGAAGACCGACAAGCAGTGGATGGTTTAACTTTAGTGAACCAAGATCATCCTCAGGTAATTGAGATATGGAACCTTGTCTTTATGCAGTTTAATCGTAAAGCGGATGGATCTTTGGAACCGCTTCCTAAAACGCATGTCGATACAGGAATGGGATTCGAACGTCTTTGTATGGTACTACAAGGAAAACAATCTAATTATGATACCGATCTATTTACTCCTCTTATTGGTAAACTAGAGCAACTTTCTGGAAAGAAATATAATGAAGACCTGAAGGTGGATATTGCGATGAGAGTGATCAGTGATCATATTCGTACTGTTACTTTTGCTATTGCAGACGCCCAACTACCATCCAACAATAAAGCAGGTTATGTAATTCGTAGAATCTTACGTCGTGCTGTGCGTTATGGCTACACTTTTCTCGGTTTCCGTCGTGCATTTATGTTTGAATTGGTAGATGTGCTTACAGAAGTGATGGGAGAGGCATTCCCTGAAATTGTACTGCAGAAAGAGCTTATTGTTAAAGTTACAAAAGAGGAGGAAGATTCATTCCTTAGAACTCTTGATACTGGTATTCGTCTTTTAGAGCGTATCATGGTTGAATCGGAGAAGAGTGGAAATAAGAAGGTAGAAGGCACTGTTGCTTTTGAACTATATGACACTTATGGTTTCCCTCTAGATTTGACTGAGTTGATCGCTCGCGAGCACAATATGGAAGTAGATATTGAAGGTTTTAACCAAGCTATGGAGGTACAAAAGAGTCGTTCTCGTAATGCTGCTGCACAAGAGCTTTCTGATTGGACTTTTGTTCGTGACGAGATGGATTCTAAGTTTGTGGGTTATGATACTACTAGTACTACATTAAATATATTAAGATATCGACAAGTAAAACAGAAGAAGAAGTCATTCTTCCAAGTGGTATTTGATGTGACTCCTTTCTATGGAGAATCGGGAGGACAGGTTGGAGATATGGGGTATATCGAAGCAGCAGGAAATAAGTACTCTGTTGTGGATACTAAAAAAGAGAATAACTTGACTGTTCATATCCTTGAGACATTGCCTGAGAATGTAGATGCAGAGTTTCTAGGAGTTGTAGATGTGGATAAACGTTTGGATATTACAAACAATCATACTGCTACTCATATTCTAGATTATGCTCTTAGACAAGTGTTGGGATCGCATGTAGAACAAAAAGGTTCATTGGTTACAGCAGACAATCTTCGTTTTGACTTTTCTCACTTTCAGAAAGTGACAGAAGAGGAGTTAATCCAAGTGCAAGAGGTCGCAAACCAAATCATTCGTGCAAACTATAATCAAGAAGAGTTTCGTTCTATCCCAATGAGTGAGGCTGAAGAGATGGGTGCTATTGCTCTTTTTGGAGAGAAATATGGAGATCATGTTCGTGTAATTAAGTTTGGAGATAGTCTTGAACTTTGTGGAGGTACTCATGCAAAAGCAACAGGTCAAATTGGATCTTTTGTGATTGTTTCTGAATCTTCTATCTCTGCTGGGGTACGCCGTATTGAAGCTATCACTGCCAAAAAAGCGGAAGCGTATCATCAGGATCAGGCAAATTTAATGAAAGAGGTTAAGGCTATTCTGAACAATCCAAAAGATATTACTGCTGCTATTCAAAATTTATTGAAAGAGAATGCTGCATCTGCTAAAATTGTTGAGGCATTCCAAAAAGAGGTGGCACAGCAAGTGAAGAAAGATCTTGTAGCTTCCATGAAAGAGGTGAATGGAATGAATCTTGTCGAAGGAGTTGTCTCTGTAGATTCTGCCGGTGCATTAAAAGATATTGCTTTCCAATTAAAAGGTGAGATCGAGAATTTATGTTTTATTGTTGGTGCAAACCTAGGTGGAAAACCAAACTTAACTGTGATGATTTCTGAAAACCTTGTGAAGGAAAAAGGGTTACATGCAGGACAAATTATTCGTGAGGTAGCTAAAAAAATCCAAGGTGGAGGTGGTGGTCAACCATTCTTCGCAACAGCTGGAGGAAAGAATGTAGATGGACTTGCAGAAGCGGTTCAAGATGCAGTCGCTATTGTCTGTAAATAACTTATTTAACTTAAAAGAAGATGGATAAGAAAAGTGCATTTGAAATATTAGATTCACAAAGATATGGTATCCCTTATGAAGCAATTCAGTTTCTTTGTGAGATGGAACTAAATAACGAGATCGAATCTGTAATTATTGAGCGTATTAAGAAAGCTTATAATGAGGATGTGATACTTGGAAATAGTGATACTCAAACATATCATGCTGCTTTATGGTATGCTATTGTCGCGGAGAAACATCTTACGATGGAGCTTGTTGAGTGGATTGCAAAGCTATTTTCGACCGAAGCTATTCCTGATTGGGATATGTTGAATGAGCAGTTACTCTTTCTTGTGGGAGCTGCTTGTGAAAAGTATCCTGAAGCAGTTGATCTATTTTTAGATTCTATCGCAAAAGCAGTGAAACTTGATGATCCGAAGCCTCCTTACATGTACCTTTATGAGTCTGTCTTTTTTATCACCACAGAGAGCCAAAAAGAGAAAGTTAAGGAACTTTTGAAATGCAATATCGATCGTAAATCGCTATTTTCGGTTATGCTTGCAGAGAAGGGATATGATTGGGCGAAAGATCTTATTCAAGATCTTGCAAACAAACATGGAGAGAATCATAAGCAGGGGAGTGAAGCGTTTCATACAGCAGAAGAGTATCGTTATGCTCTTTCTCTGTTCGAAAAGAGTGGAAGACCTCAGTGTTTCTATCTGATGAGAACAGATTGGCAAACTCATTACAAAGGGCTTGAAGCAATGTTCGACGAACAAGAAGCCCCTACTTTAATGGACCTAGCTAATGTTGGTAGAAATGATCCTTGTCCTTGTGGTTCAGGGAAAAAATATAAAAAATGCTGCTTAAGAAATTAAGTATATTCAAATAACTATTGTAGAAGGTGTTCTCTGTTAGAGAACACCTTTCTTGTTTTTTATCCCTTGTATAATATGTTGTAGGGGAGAAGGTGGTTTTCATTGTTCTGTAGGTTGGAATGTTTTTATTTATTTGTCCGTACCTATTTATTTGTTTATTTTAGATGAAAAGTAGTGGTCTACAGAATGATTGAGATAGGGATGAACCGTATCTTCGTTACCCTTTGGTTACCCTTTAGTTACCCTTTAGTTACCCTTTGGTTACTCTAGGGGTAACCAAAGGGTAACGAAGATGTAGGGAATATGTAAATAATATACGGAACAAACTAGGTCTATTTACGACCGGATTACTCTATTGACACTGTGTTGTGATATGCTATAATAGATTGTATTATTTTTTGTAGGAGTGATTGGTCATTCTTTGTGTTTCGTCTATAAGTAAGCTTATGAAACACTCATACATATTGGTCTAAATTTAGGCAGTATAGCTGTTGTACTTTGCTAGAAACAAAAAAAGGCTATCTCACACCGAGTGAGATAGCCCTATAGAATTATGATATTGAAAGAAGAGATTAGAACGATTCCTCAATAAAATGTTGTAATGTCCTTGAGTCTTTAGACATATAATGTGAGAAATCCTCCGAAGTAAATTCCGCTTTTCCTTGCTTAATACGGTTGCACACAGCACTCATTTGTATAATAAGTTGTATAGAGAACTTCTCCTTTACTTTGTCTCTTATAAATTTGATTGCGGAAGGCTTAGTATAAGTAATTTTTTGTCCCATCTGCTTTGAGATCATCTCTGATACGTCGAAAAAGCTATAGGCTTTATCTCCAGTAATCTCCAACTCTTTGTTCTCGAACTTATTATT
The Prolixibacteraceae bacterium DNA segment above includes these coding regions:
- a CDS encoding SEC-C domain-containing protein — its product is MDKKSAFEILDSQRYGIPYEAIQFLCEMELNNEIESVIIERIKKAYNEDVILGNSDTQTYHAALWYAIVAEKHLTMELVEWIAKLFSTEAIPDWDMLNEQLLFLVGAACEKYPEAVDLFLDSIAKAVKLDDPKPPYMYLYESVFFITTESQKEKVKELLKCNIDRKSLFSVMLAEKGYDWAKDLIQDLANKHGENHKQGSEAFHTAEEYRYALSLFEKSGRPQCFYLMRTDWQTHYKGLEAMFDEQEAPTLMDLANVGRNDPCPCGSGKKYKKCCLRN